The genomic stretch GAGGCCGTAGCCGCGGCCTGCGAGCGGCCGAAAGAGCCAGGTGACCCACGGGAGTGCAGCAAGCGCCGATGCTTCGAGCCAGAGGAGCCACCAGAACCAGGCGGTGCGGTTCATCCAGCGGGGCGCGCTGAAGACGTCGGTAAAGGTGCCCCCGGACTGCTGGGCGGCGGCTTCGGCGGCGGTGAACTGGAGCCCGTTCGTGCGGCCCTGGCGGGGCAGGAGGTTGACGGCGGCTTCGGGCCGCGCCTCCGAGAGGAGCGCGTAGGCGCGATTGGGGTCGAAGGCGGCGGTTTTGCGGTAGATGCGGACTTCGGGGTGGTCGTAGACGGTGAAGGATTCTTCGGCCCCGGAGTCGTCGACCGAGATGCCGAGGAAGGACGGGCGAACGCGGAAGGTGGCGACGCGCTCAAAGCCGAGTTCGCCCGTTTCGAGCAGGCGGTAGTAACGGATGGTGGCGGGGTACTCGCGCTCCAGTTTGGCGACCGAGTCGCGGACTCGGTTCGAGGTGACGGCGACGTAGTCGGCGCCGGCGAGGCCGGGCCGGTTCGGGTTGTCCGGGGTGCCGAAGACGAGCTCGCGGATCTTCTCGGGCGAGTCGGTGCGGTACACGTCGAGTTCGACGAGGCGGTACTGGCGTTCGCGGCCGGGGAAGTCCCAGGGGACAGGGTCGTCCCAGATTTCGGTGGTGATGGCCTTCCCGGGCAGCACGTTCGCGTAGACCCAGCGGGTGGCGGCGATGCGAGGGTGCTCTTCGAGGTAGACGCGCTGGAAGGCGAGCGCCCACCACGTGGAGGCGGCGAGAACGACGGCGAAGGCCGCGAGCGCTGCAGGCCGGGCGCGTCGCGGCTCGACCCGGAGCACCCGCCGCGGGAGGCGGATCGACCAGCCGTCCCGGGCCATTTCGGCGAGACGGACAAGCCCCCAGGCCGCGAAAAGGCAGAGGACGGGGTACATCGGCAGGAAGTAGCGCATGAAGGCGACGAAGCGGGGGCCCCAGAAGCCGAGCACGAGGAGTGCGAAGACGGCCGGCAGGACGAGGGCGAGGTCGCGGGTGCGCGCAGCGCGGACGGCTGCCGCCGCCAGGCCGGCGAAGGCGGTAGCGGCAAGGGCGGGGCCCAGGCCCCAAAGGGTGATGTTGCGGAGGGCAGCCAAGAAGGGCGTGGTGCCGGCAAACTGGACAAACGGCGGATAGTCGACGTTGCCCTGCTGGAAGTTACGCTCGCGCTGGATGTCGTCCCACCACTGCTGGTTGAGGGCGAAGTCCCAGGGATTGGGGCCGGCGAAGGCGTAGGGCTGGGCGATGCGGAAGACGACGAGGGAGAGGGCTCCAGCCATGCAGAGCATGGAGAGGTCGCTGAGCCAGGAGGAGCCCGGGCGGGCCGGCGGGCGCTCGCCGTTCCAGGAGGCGGGGGCGCGGCGGATATCCCAGAGGAGGATGCGGAGGGCGAAGGCGAGGGCCGGGACGGCGGCGAAGATGGCGCCGTTGACCTTGCAGGCGGTGGCGAGGCCGACGCTCACGCCGATGCCGGCGGCGAGCCACCAGCCGCGGGCTCCCTCGGCGCGGACCCAGTGGACCGAGAGGAGGAGGGTCAGTAATGCGAAGACGTTCAGGAAGGGGTCCATGGTCCAGAAATGGGCGAGCTGCGTGGGGAGGACGGCGAGCGCGTAGAGGAGGGCAGCGAGGAGGCCGATGCGGCGGCCGGCAAGGGCGGCGCCGAGCAGGAAGACGAGCAGGATAGCGAGGACGTCGAAGGCAGCGGTGACCTGCCGGCCGGAGACGACGGTGGTGACGTAGGAGTTGCCGGGGCCGGCGGGGTCGTCGCCGCGGAGCGTGGCGACGGCTTTGACGAGGAAGAGCGGGAAGGTGCCGTAGACGTAGGAGTTCGTCTGTCCGTCGTTATAGGGGTTGAGGGGGCTGCGGGCGGTGTCGAAGTAGGCGGAGAGGGAGGAGGGCCAATCGAGGCGGTCGGCGACGAGGGAGAGGAAGCGCTCGTCGGGGTGCATCTGGAGGGGGTAGTCGGCTTCGGGGGGCTGGTCCCAGCCGAGGCCGTGGAAGCGGAGCGCTGCGCCGAGCAGGAGGACGAGAGCGAGGCCGAGGCGCCAGGTGAGGAGCCGCCCGGCGGCGCCGGTACGCAGGGCGGCCATGCGCTGGCGGACGGCAAGGTGCCCGGGCGAAGTTTCGGCCACGCGCTCCTCCCAGTGGTGGGCTACAGGATACGCGGGCGGCGGCCTCGGGAAAGGAAACGCTCACGGCATGCCGTGAGCGCGAAGCGGCGCGCCCCCGCCGGGCGGCGGGGGCGCGGAGGGGATTGCGGGAAGACGGGCGGGCTAGAGGCCCTTTTCCGCAACGAAGGCGGCGAGGTCGGCGAGGCGGCAGGCGTAGCCCCACTCGTTGTCGTACCAGGCGGCGACTTTTACGAGGTTGCCGCCGACGACGTTGGTGCAGAGACCATCGACGATGGAGGAGCGCTCGTCGCCCTTGAGGTCCATGGAGACGACGGGGTCCATGGTGATGCCGAGGATGCCCTTCATCTTCTCGGCGGCGGTTTCGCGGATGATGTCGTTCAGGGCATCGACGGTGGTTTCTTTCTCGGTGAGGGCGACGACTTCGACGATGGAGACGGTGGGGGTGGGGACGCGGTAGGCGAGGCCGTCGAGTTTGCCGTCGACCTCGGGGATGACGAGCTTGAGGGCGCGGGCGGCGCCGGTGGAGGTTGGCACGATGTTGAGTGCGCCGGCGCGCATTTCGCGGAGGTCTTTGCCCGCTGCCTTGTCGAGGATCTGCTGGGAGTTGGTGTAGGAGTGAATGGTGGTCATCTGGCCTTTGATGAGGCCGAGGTTATCGACGATGACCTTGACGACCGGGGCGAGGCCGTTGGTGGTGCAGGAAGCGTTGGAGATGATGTGGTGCCTGGCGGGGTCGTACCGGTCGGCGTTAACGCCGAGGACGATGGTGACGTCTTCGTTCTTGGCCGGGGCGGAGATGAGGACTTTCTTGACCGAATCGCGGCGGTGCGCGGCGGCCTTCGTAGCGTCGGTGAAGAGGCCGGTCGATTCGATGACGATCTCGGCGCCGACCGAGCCCCAGGGGATGGCGCCGGGGTCGCGCTCAGCGAAGACGCGGACGGTGTGCCCATCGATGACGAGGGCGTCCTTTTCGGCGCGGATGTCGCGGTGCCAGCGCCCGTAGTTGGAATCGTACTTGAGCAGGTTGGCGTTGACGTCGGTATCGACGAGGTCGTTGATGGCGACGACTTCGAGGGTGCCGGCGTAGCGGTCCGTGATGGCCTTGAAGACCTGCCGGCCGATGCGTCCGAAGCCGTTGATGCCGATTTTGGTGGCCACGGGGTCCCTCCGGGTGGGGTGGTTCGGCTTTGTAGCCTAGCGGGCGAAGACTAACGTTCCACCTGCGGCGCCGGGGTCAGGCGAGCTTCACGGCGGTTCCAGAGGCGGTGATCATGAGCATTTGGCCGCCGCCGACGGTTTCGTAGTCGAGTTTGATGCCAAGGACGGCATCGGCGCCGAGCTGCTGTGCGTACTGGAGCATCTCGGCGATGGCGCCATCGCGGCCTTTGCGCAGCTCTTCTTCGTACTTGCCGGAGCGGCCGCCGACGATGTTGCGGAAGCCGGCGGCGATGTCCTTGAAGACGTTGACGCCGAGGATGACCTCGCCGGCGACGATACCGAGGTACTGCTGGACGGGGCGGCCTTCGATGGCGTTGGTGGTGGTTAGGATGATGCTCACGGGTACCTCCTGTCGCAGGTGCACATGGTGGAGCGGCTGGCACCAGTCTAGCGGACGACGCCGTTCCCCTGTTGTTCACCTGAGATTATGCATCCATAGCCCCTGTGTATGGTTATCGGCAAATCGATGCCGAAATGCCCCTACCTGCCGCGGCCGGGGGAGCCGATGCTGGGGGTGAACCCCGCAACGGAGAGATTGCGATGAAGCGCAAGCTGGTGACCTGCCCGAAGTGCGAGCTGGAGTTCACCTCGGCCCGCGAGCTGACCTACTGCCCTGGCTGCCACGCCCTGGTGGAGCCGCGGGCGCGCGCGGCCGCCGGCCGGTAAGGCGGTCAGCGGGGGCGGCCCTCCCAGCGACGGAGGAGCGCCTCCAGGAGTTCGCCGGGCGCTGCGACGCTGAGGTCGCCGGGGTCGTGTTCGACGGCCCAGGCTGCGGTGACGGCGACGGCGCCGACGCGCTCGGCGGCCGAGCGTTCGAAGCGGCCCGGGGCGACGACGGCGGATTCGGCCGGCGCGGTTTCGAGGAGGCGGAAGCATTCGCCGAGCTGGGCCGGAGGGTCGAATCGGCCCTCTGGCGGGGGCATGACGAGGGAGAAGAAGCGGTCGAGCCCGGTTGACTCGACCTGCTTGCGGGCGAGCGCGTAGGGATGGCGGGTGATGGCCGCCATATCAATCTGCTCGGCCCGGAGGGCGTCGAGGGCCATACCGACGCCCTCGAAGACGAGGAGCCGCTTGAGGGCGCTTCGCGCGGCGTACTGGAGACAGAGGTTTTCGGCGGCGTCGCGCTCATGCGGGTCATCGAGCAGGATGCGGAGGGCGTCCCGCCAGGGCCGGGTGTGGTAGGCATCGGCGAGGTCGCGCGCGGAGACTCGGCGGCCGGTGACGGCGGCGACGGCCTCTTCGATGGTGTAGGCGAAGGCCGGGCGGGCGTCGATGATCGCGCGGTCGAGGTCGAAGATGACGAGCCGCGGGTGGGGGCGGCCGCTCCCGACGAGGGGCATCTCAGCGGACGGCGGCGAAGAAGCGGTCGCGCGCGGCCTGGTACTCCTCGGGGGTGTTGAAGGTGAGGTCGAGGAGGTCGCCGGCGTCGACTTCGGTGTGGCGGTCGTGGTGAGCGCGGAGGATGCCGCGGAGGCCTTCCGTGGCGTCGTCGGCGCGCATGAGCTCTTCGCGGAGGCGGCCGGCGACGACAACGGGATGCCCGTGGCGGCCGTTGTGCACGGGGATGGTGTAGTCGGCCTCGGGGGTGTGCGCCTCGTAGAGGGTGCGGAGGAAGGAGGCCGGCCGGGGCTGGTCGACGTCCTGGACCAGGATGCGGTCGGCGTCGCGGTTGGCAGCCTTGGCGCCGATGCGGAGGGAGCCGGCGCGGCCGAGCTGGAACCGGGGGTTGAACATGATGCGGCAGGGGATGCCGCGGAGCTGGCGGGAGACGTCGTCGGCGCGGTAGCCGAGGACGACGATGACCTCATCGGCGCCGGCCTGCCAGAACTGTTCGACTTCGTAGCGGACGAGGGGCTGACCGCCCCAGTCGAGGAGGGGTTTGAGGGTGCCCATGCGCTGGGAGATGCCGGCGGCGAGGATGATTGCGGAGTTCATGTCGGTATCAGTCTATGTTCTCTGCCGGTTGCGGGCGAAGGTCAGGGGCGGGCAGGCGCGGCGAGGAGGGTGTTTTCGATGCCGAATTCCTGTGTGAGGATGCGCAGGAATTCGTGGATCGGCGGGGCGAGGATCCGGTTCCGGAGGATGTGGACGCCGACTTCGCGCTGGGCGGGCTGCTCCATTTCGCGGATTTCGACGCGGGCGAGGGTGCCGCGCTCGCGCTCCCGTTCGAAGGAGACAACGGGGAGGATGGCGACACCGAGGCCGGCCTCGACCATGTGCTTGGTGGTTTCCATGTCGTCGAGTTCCATGACGGACTCGGGGACGACGCCGGCGCGGAGAAACATGGAGTAGACGAGGCTGTGGTAGCTGGAGCCGCGTTCGAAGAAGAGGAAGGGCTGGCGAGCGGCTTCGGCAATGGAAACTTTGCCTTTCTGGGCGAAGGGATGGTCG from Tepidiforma thermophila encodes the following:
- a CDS encoding HAD family hydrolase; translation: MPLVGSGRPHPRLVIFDLDRAIIDARPAFAYTIEEAVAAVTGRRVSARDLADAYHTRPWRDALRILLDDPHERDAAENLCLQYAARSALKRLLVFEGVGMALDALRAEQIDMAAITRHPYALARKQVESTGLDRFFSLVMPPPEGRFDPPAQLGECFRLLETAPAESAVVAPGRFERSAAERVGAVAVTAAWAVEHDPGDLSVAAPGELLEALLRRWEGRPR
- a CDS encoding YbjQ family protein, which translates into the protein MILTTTNAIEGRPVQQYLGIVAGEVILGVNVFKDIAAGFRNIVGGRSGKYEEELRKGRDGAIAEMLQYAQQLGADAVLGIKLDYETVGGGQMLMITASGTAVKLA
- a CDS encoding nucleotidyltransferase family protein; the protein is MNSAIILAAGISQRMGTLKPLLDWGGQPLVRYEVEQFWQAGADEVIVVLGYRADDVSRQLRGIPCRIMFNPRFQLGRAGSLRIGAKAANRDADRILVQDVDQPRPASFLRTLYEAHTPEADYTIPVHNGRHGHPVVVAGRLREELMRADDATEGLRGILRAHHDRHTEVDAGDLLDLTFNTPEEYQAARDRFFAAVR
- the gap gene encoding type I glyceraldehyde-3-phosphate dehydrogenase → MATKIGINGFGRIGRQVFKAITDRYAGTLEVVAINDLVDTDVNANLLKYDSNYGRWHRDIRAEKDALVIDGHTVRVFAERDPGAIPWGSVGAEIVIESTGLFTDATKAAAHRRDSVKKVLISAPAKNEDVTIVLGVNADRYDPARHHIISNASCTTNGLAPVVKVIVDNLGLIKGQMTTIHSYTNSQQILDKAAGKDLREMRAGALNIVPTSTGAARALKLVIPEVDGKLDGLAYRVPTPTVSIVEVVALTEKETTVDALNDIIRETAAEKMKGILGITMDPVVSMDLKGDERSSIVDGLCTNVVGGNLVKVAAWYDNEWGYACRLADLAAFVAEKGL